The DNA segment GCATGCGCCGATTATATGTCCCCGATGCTTTCGCATCGGGGACGGTATCCCCCGGTGGGATATGTCTCCGTGCACTTGCGCCGGGAGTCGGCGCCATTGTTGCCGAGCCTGCACCAGTCAATTGTGGCCGCGCCGCTTTGTCAGGCGTCATCCGCCCGGTACAGTGCGGTTTTCCCCGGTGCCGCCCCGACCTCATGAGTTCCAGCCCGACCCTGTCGCCCAACGCCAGCACGCGCTATACCGGCGTCGCCATCGGCCTGCACTGGCTGATCGCCTTGGCCCTCGTCGGCAGCTTTGCGCTCGGCCTCTACATGCATGAATTGCCGCTGTCGCCGCAGAAGCTCAAGCTCTACTCGTGGCACAAGTGGGCCGGCGTGACGATCTTCCTCTTCGTCGTGCTGCGCCTGGGCTGGCGCCTGACGCATCGCCCGCCCGCGCTGCCCGCCGCCATGCCTTCGTGGCAGCGCAAGGCGGCCGAAGCGACGCATGTGCTGCTCTACCTGCTGATGTTCGCGGTGCCGCTTTCGGGCTGGCTGATGAGTTCGGCCAAGGGTTTCCAGACCGTCTGGTTCGGCGTGCTGCCGCTGCCCGACCTGCTGGACAAGAACAAGGAACTGGGCGACACGCTGCAGCAGCTGCACATGCTGCTCAACTTCAGCATGGCGGCGCTGGTGGTCGCCCACCTCGGCGCCGCGCTCAAACACCATGTCATCGACCGCGACGACGTGCTGTTGCGCATGTTGCCGCGTCACGGCAAAACCACCCCCGGAGAAATCAGATGAAGCACTGGAAGCACTGCCTCGCCCTTTGCGCGCTGGCCCTC comes from the Sulfuritalea hydrogenivorans sk43H genome and includes:
- a CDS encoding cytochrome b; the encoded protein is MSSSPTLSPNASTRYTGVAIGLHWLIALALVGSFALGLYMHELPLSPQKLKLYSWHKWAGVTIFLFVVLRLGWRLTHRPPALPAAMPSWQRKAAEATHVLLYLLMFAVPLSGWLMSSAKGFQTVWFGVLPLPDLLDKNKELGDTLQQLHMLLNFSMAALVVAHLGAALKHHVIDRDDVLLRMLPRHGKTTPGEIR